The Triticum aestivum cultivar Chinese Spring chromosome 3A, IWGSC CS RefSeq v2.1, whole genome shotgun sequence genome includes a region encoding these proteins:
- the LOC123063021 gene encoding acyl-[acyl-carrier-protein] desaturase 4, chloroplastic-like → MAKLGLAVGTSTKFSCFFFSDKSNAGSGRATRLGWILCPANPRCRLARRWTAAAAVEAPPRSIDMGCAPVPREQAEIVQSLNGWVAENMLPLLNPVESSWQPHDFMPCSAATPGASEEEALSAFMDGVAALRAGAARVPDEVLVCLVGNMVTEEALPSYQSMGNRTEGIADDTGASSLPWAQWIRGWTAEENRHGDLLNRYLYLSGRVDMRQVETTVHHLLRNGMEMLVPKSPYHSVIYGAFQERATFVSHVHTARLAGQHGDQALAKICGVIAADEKRHEAGYTRVCAKLFELDPDGMVRALAHVMRGKVTMPGLLMSDGRDAASGENSLFERFSAVAQSAGVYTARDYGDLVEHFVRRWRVAELAGLSGEGRRAQEYVCGLPPKIRRMEELAHQRAARSELRPARFSWIFDRHVTVG, encoded by the exons ATGGCGAAGCTGGGGCTAGCAGTAGGCACGTCGACCAAgttctcctgcttcttcttctccgaCAAGAGCAACGCGGGCTCGGGGAGAGCCACGCGCCTCGGATGGATCCTCTGTCCTGCAAATCCTAGGTGCCG TTTGGCGAGGAGATGGACCGCGGCCGCGGCGGTGGAGGCCCCGCCGAGGAGCATCGACATGGGGTGCGCGCCGGTGCCGCGGGAGCAGGCGGAGATCGTGCAGTCGCTGAACGGCTGGGTGGCGGAGAACATGCTCCCGCTGCTCAACCCGGTGGAGTCCTCGTGGCAGCCGCACGACTTCATGCCGTGCTCCGCCGCGACGCCCGGCGCGTCGGAGGAGGAGGCTCTGTCCGCCTTCATGGACGGCGTGGCTGCGCTGCGCGCGGGAGCCGCCCGCGTGCCCGACGAGGTCCTGGTCTGCCTGGTGGGCAACATGGTGACGGAGGAGGCGCTCCCGTCGTACCAGAGCATGGGGAACCGCACGGAGGGCATCGCGGACGACACCGGGGCCAGCAGCCTCCCCTGGGCGCAGTGGATCCGCGGCTGGACGGCCGAGGAGAACCGCCACGGCGACCTCCTCAACCGCTACCTCTACCTCTCCGGCCGCGTCGACATGCGCCAGGTCGAGACCACcgtccaccacctcctccgcaaCGGCATG GAGATGCTGGTGCCCAAGAGCCCGTACCACAGCGTGATCTACGGCGCGTTCCAGGAGCGCGCGACCTTCGTCTCCCACGTGCACACGGCGAGGCTCGCCGGGCAGCACGGCGACCAGGCGCTCGCCAAGATCTGCGGCGTGATTGCCGCCGACGAGAAGAGGCACGAGGCGGGCTACACCAGGGTGTGCGCCAAGCTCTTCGAGCTGGACCCCGACGGCATGGTGCGCGCGCTGGCGCACGTCATGCGCGGCAAGGTCACCATGCCGGGGCTGCTCATGTCCGACGGCCGCGACGCCGCCAGTGGCGAGAACAGCCTGTTCGAGCGGTTCTCCGCCGTGGCGCAGAGTGCCGGCGTGTACACGGCGAGGGACTACGGCGATCTGGTGGAGCACTTCGTGCGCAGGTGGCGGGTGGCGGAGCTCGCCGGACTCTCTGGAGAGGGCCGCCGGGCGCAGGAGTACGTGTGCGGGCTGCCGCCCAAGATCCGGAGGATGGAGGAGCTGGCACACCAAAGGGCGGCCCGTAGCGAGCTCAGGCCGGCCCGCTTCAGTTGGATCTTCGATAGGCACGTCACGGTGGGCTGA